The Spirosoma radiotolerans genome has a window encoding:
- a CDS encoding tetratricopeptide repeat protein, whose amino-acid sequence MSSLFFWKDWGRPYRLTYLFSFIAFIISILLLAIVWAKGLTNVVHWDVLSELNELPITFHSFSDGLLDYAVDGKAYAVSEQFIPSRMEIRPGVATGLLVGICLSFVLLMSAITRFSRIRYLISMAVLILGLAFFRWEMLEIPGLGSNYLFLLLTFIFGSVSYYFHAFRPDRTILVRLSIFALLTTLIVGSLGVLSPVKFPALVIVSYGMPVLLVFSIGFIFFIATEIIAGLVWLTSAGRSEATEGATSQRRVLGMNNFLFISFLYLINLVLIWLKNTKFIDWDVLAISPFVLYLISVTLGVWGFRRLIEQQDAFSFRDAGAYFYLGMALLTTLTIGYAFATANDPLVEMFEDVIVYTHLAMGVVFVAYILINFWPIFQQNLPVYRILYKPKRLELSLFRVVGVFGVVVLVASGGAIAFRQSIAGYYNGLGDLYTAANELRSANAFYQLALEQEFQNHKSNYALASLALSQNNQTAAAFFFQQALLKQPNPQDYVGLSQTYLQTNLFFEAVKALQRGIRAFPKSGELQNNLGFLYARTSVADSAYYYLKSATAQAERDEVPESNLLAFYARNPNVIAADSSLLSDQKKLDYESYQANALALRLIDPTTTSQPTKPTWLASESAKHGLSVGRFTSLYNYTLAEQTPDSAVMGTLKRLSQDPANQDFTDDLLLARAVAEYKSHNQPVAFSLLGQLAENDQRNGAAYRSIAGLWLLEQGLYRQAAETFGENTDTTSIYYRAVAYTKANDPALAQSFWEISAKSDSAVAALKQVLYQERKPQTDLEKAFYAIYRLDDANRGAYWETILDPSLKTVAGVALINDYLEQMQWRNAQLVLSGLPNAKQVNPVATSLRNVAAIRLSAFRRSVGSAETMAKELILPQHQAERDYWLGQTYERTRRVDQAQKMYRQALQLAPLNARIVSAAAQLAQRKNQTKSAYDLVLTALPFNEDNADLLKTYITLCLSLSLPDYAESGLAKLQAATTPTDYQAFMATYQEKLASIEKSREKFLQ is encoded by the coding sequence ATGTCATCTTTATTTTTCTGGAAAGATTGGGGCCGCCCGTATCGGCTTACCTATCTGTTTAGCTTTATTGCCTTCATTATCAGTATTCTTTTGCTGGCTATCGTCTGGGCAAAGGGGCTTACGAACGTTGTTCATTGGGACGTACTGAGCGAACTGAACGAATTACCCATTACTTTTCATAGCTTCTCCGATGGCCTGCTCGACTATGCTGTCGATGGAAAAGCGTATGCCGTTTCTGAGCAATTTATTCCCTCACGTATGGAGATACGGCCGGGTGTAGCTACGGGTTTACTGGTTGGCATCTGCCTTTCATTTGTGCTTCTGATGAGCGCCATTACCCGCTTTAGCCGGATACGCTACCTCATCAGTATGGCTGTGCTGATCCTTGGTCTGGCTTTCTTTCGGTGGGAAATGCTCGAAATACCGGGGCTGGGCAGCAATTATCTATTTCTACTACTGACGTTTATCTTCGGATCAGTCAGCTACTATTTCCATGCGTTCCGGCCCGATCGTACCATCCTTGTTCGGCTTAGTATCTTTGCCCTGCTTACGACGCTTATTGTAGGGAGTTTGGGGGTATTGTCGCCCGTTAAATTTCCGGCTTTGGTCATTGTGAGTTATGGGATGCCGGTGCTGCTGGTCTTTAGCATCGGGTTCATTTTCTTCATAGCCACAGAAATCATTGCCGGGCTGGTTTGGCTCACATCGGCCGGGCGTTCCGAAGCAACCGAGGGCGCAACGAGCCAACGGCGGGTGCTGGGAATGAATAATTTCCTGTTCATCAGCTTCCTGTATTTGATTAATCTGGTGCTCATCTGGCTCAAAAACACCAAATTCATTGATTGGGACGTGCTGGCTATCAGCCCATTTGTACTCTATCTTATTTCCGTCACACTGGGCGTATGGGGCTTTCGGCGGCTAATCGAGCAGCAGGACGCTTTTTCGTTTCGCGACGCCGGGGCTTACTTCTATTTGGGAATGGCGTTACTCACGACGCTCACTATTGGGTACGCCTTCGCCACAGCCAATGATCCGCTTGTGGAGATGTTTGAGGATGTAATTGTATACACCCATCTGGCTATGGGCGTTGTTTTTGTGGCCTATATTCTGATTAATTTCTGGCCAATCTTTCAGCAAAATCTGCCCGTTTATCGGATATTGTACAAACCAAAACGGCTTGAGTTAAGCCTGTTTCGAGTCGTGGGCGTGTTTGGTGTCGTTGTGCTGGTCGCGTCTGGCGGGGCCATTGCGTTCCGGCAGAGCATTGCGGGTTATTACAACGGGCTGGGTGATCTGTATACGGCTGCTAATGAGCTGCGATCGGCTAATGCCTTCTATCAACTTGCGTTAGAGCAGGAGTTTCAGAACCATAAGTCAAACTACGCGCTGGCTTCGCTGGCCTTATCTCAGAATAATCAAACGGCGGCTGCTTTCTTCTTCCAGCAGGCGCTCCTGAAGCAACCAAATCCGCAGGATTACGTGGGGTTAAGCCAGACGTATCTGCAAACGAATCTATTTTTTGAGGCCGTAAAAGCACTCCAGCGGGGTATTCGGGCATTCCCGAAAAGTGGGGAGTTGCAGAATAATCTTGGGTTTCTGTATGCCCGGACAAGCGTGGCTGATTCGGCTTATTACTACTTAAAATCGGCAACGGCTCAGGCTGAGCGGGACGAGGTTCCGGAATCCAATTTATTGGCTTTTTATGCCCGCAATCCTAACGTTATAGCGGCTGATTCGAGCTTGCTTTCGGATCAGAAAAAGCTGGATTACGAGTCGTATCAGGCCAATGCGCTGGCTCTTCGGCTAATTGATCCCACAACGACCAGCCAACCGACTAAACCTACCTGGCTGGCGAGCGAGTCCGCTAAGCACGGATTAAGTGTTGGGCGTTTTACCAGTTTATACAATTATACCCTCGCTGAACAAACTCCCGACAGCGCCGTAATGGGTACACTTAAACGCCTGTCGCAAGATCCTGCCAACCAAGATTTTACGGACGATTTACTGCTGGCGCGTGCTGTAGCTGAATACAAGAGCCATAATCAGCCCGTTGCTTTTAGCCTCCTGGGCCAGCTAGCGGAGAATGACCAGCGTAATGGGGCAGCGTATCGGTCTATAGCGGGGTTGTGGTTGCTGGAGCAGGGTTTATATCGTCAGGCTGCCGAAACATTTGGCGAGAATACAGATACCACATCGATCTATTATCGGGCCGTGGCTTATACCAAAGCCAATGATCCCGCCCTGGCGCAGTCGTTTTGGGAAATATCGGCTAAAAGTGATTCGGCTGTGGCCGCGTTAAAACAAGTGCTCTATCAGGAACGTAAACCCCAAACGGATCTGGAAAAGGCTTTTTATGCCATTTACCGACTGGATGACGCCAACCGGGGAGCTTATTGGGAAACGATTTTAGACCCCAGTCTGAAAACGGTGGCGGGTGTGGCCCTGATAAACGATTATCTGGAGCAGATGCAGTGGCGAAATGCCCAGTTGGTCCTTTCGGGCCTACCCAACGCGAAACAGGTAAACCCCGTAGCGACTTCCCTGCGAAATGTGGCAGCCATTCGTTTATCGGCTTTTCGGCGGAGCGTCGGTTCGGCGGAGACGATGGCGAAAGAGCTCATTTTACCGCAGCATCAGGCTGAGCGGGATTACTGGCTGGGACAAACGTACGAGCGTACGCGACGCGTTGATCAGGCGCAAAAAATGTATCGGCAGGCTCTTCAACTCGCCCCTTTGAATGCCCGCATTGTTTCGGCAGCAGCGCAGTTAGCTCAACGGAAAAATCAAACGAAATCGGCTTATGATCTCGTCTTAACGGCTCTTCCCTTCAATGAAGACAATGCCGATCTGCTGAAGACATACATCACCTTGTGCCTGTCGTTAAGCCTGCCCGATTACGCGGAGAGCGGATTAGCAAAGCTACAGGCCGCCACTACGCCCACCGATTATCAGGCATTTATGGCGACTTATCAGGAAAAATTAGCGTCAATCGAAAAGAGTAGAGAGAAGTTTCTACAATAA
- a CDS encoding ABC transporter ATP-binding protein encodes MNIIETRSIAKRYVMGTEVVDALKSITISIQKGEYVAFMGPSGSGKSTLMNIVGCLDSPTSGQYILNSQDVSGMGENELAEVRNKEIGFVFQTFNLLPRQTSLENVALPLIYAGYSKADRTEKAMMALKNVGLENRAGHRPNELSGGQRQRVAVARALVNDPSILLADEPTGNLDTKTSYEIMDLFDQIHSKGNTVIMVTHEEDIAEYAHRIIRLRDGLIETDRQNTNIRKAQVLMQSLG; translated from the coding sequence ATGAATATTATTGAAACCCGCAGTATTGCCAAGCGTTATGTAATGGGTACTGAAGTAGTCGATGCGCTCAAGTCCATCACGATTAGTATTCAGAAGGGTGAATATGTTGCGTTTATGGGCCCGTCGGGTTCAGGCAAATCCACACTGATGAACATAGTCGGCTGTCTGGACTCACCCACATCCGGTCAGTACATTCTGAACAGCCAGGATGTGAGCGGCATGGGCGAAAATGAACTGGCTGAGGTCCGGAACAAGGAAATTGGCTTTGTTTTTCAGACATTTAACCTACTGCCCCGACAAACGTCGCTCGAGAACGTAGCCTTGCCGCTCATCTACGCTGGCTACAGCAAAGCCGACCGTACTGAAAAGGCAATGATGGCGCTGAAAAATGTAGGTTTGGAGAACCGGGCTGGTCACCGGCCAAATGAGCTTTCGGGTGGTCAGCGGCAACGGGTAGCCGTTGCACGGGCGCTGGTCAATGATCCAAGTATTTTGCTGGCCGATGAGCCAACGGGTAACCTCGATACCAAAACCTCCTACGAAATTATGGACCTCTTCGACCAGATTCATAGCAAGGGCAATACGGTCATCATGGTTACTCACGAAGAAGACATCGCTGAGTATGCTCACCGCATTATTCGTCTCCGGGACGGCCTTATCGAAACAGATCGACAGAATACGAACATTCGTAAAGCTCAAGTGCTGATGCAGTCGCTGGGATAA